One region of Primulina tabacum isolate GXHZ01 chromosome 1, ASM2559414v2, whole genome shotgun sequence genomic DNA includes:
- the LOC142504581 gene encoding uncharacterized protein LOC142504581, giving the protein MQIPSYAKFLKDILENKRKLEDHMMVNLTENFSALVQNKIPPKLKDPWSFSILCMIGDVVFHKALCGLGASINLMPLSVFRKLGLGEPKPMRMSLQLADRSVKYPLGVIEDVLVKVDKFIFSADFVVLDMEEDIEMPLILGRPFLATGKDLIDVQEGQLRLRVGEKEITFDVFNALKHTLHSNTCFRIDAFDSLVCDYVQDAIKDLLDATLTTKL; this is encoded by the coding sequence ATGCAAATTCCTAGCTATGCAAAATTTCTGAAGGACATCTTAGAAAATAAGAGAaaattggaggatcacatgatgGTAAATCTAACTGAAAATTTCTCtgctttggtgcaaaacaagatcccaccAAAACTTAAGGATCCATGGAGTTTTTCTATTCtttgcatgattggtgatgttgtttttcataaagccTTATGTGGTCTTGGTGCAAGTATTAACCTCATGCCTTTGTCTGTGTTTAGGAAACTTGGATTGGGAGAACCTAAGCCAATGAGAATGTCTTTACAGCTAGcagacagatctgtcaagtatccacTAGGGGTTATTGAGGATGTGCTAGTGAAAgtggacaaatttattttttcggcagattttgtggtgcttgacatggaGGAGGACATAGAGATGCCGTTGATATTGGGGAGGCCAttccttgcaactggcaagGATCTAATTGATGTACAGGAAGGgcagttgagattgagagtgggggAAAAGGAGATTACTTTTGATGTCTTTAATGCACTTAAGCACACACTACATTCTAATACttgttttagaattgatgcttTTGATTCGCTTGTGTGTGACTATGTGCAGGATGCTATTAAGGACCTTTTGGACGCCACTCTCACTACTAAATTGTGA
- the LOC142520793 gene encoding membrane protein of ER body-like protein, with protein sequence SSQSYKASEEIISAEYDVKTVLRKQNTHDLYCPHCNSCITGRVILHKRKRNKIQIPVKRTKTEKPPSSQVSDYKDHLDHIICVEGAQERTEDVRRNSKIEVIKSIVYGGLAELITSLSVVSSAAGGDAATLNILALGMANLIGGFFVICHNLWELRCEQTDQVNSQSDRYQELLGQRENFKLHAIVCVLSYLIFGLTPIVVYGFSFRQSEESELKLVVVGAVSLVCIIALSIGKAYVCRPPKAYVKTVVNFVILGFMASGISYAAGVLVKRFLERLGLFQSTSVSDMIFNRDSTWASY encoded by the exons TCGTCTCAGAGTTACAAGGCCTCGGAAGAGATTATAAGTGCAGAATACGACGTTAAAACAGTGTTACGAAAGCAAAACACGCATGATCTATACTGTCCTCATTGCAATTCTTGCATCACAGGCAGGGTTATTCTTCACAAAAGAAAACGcaacaaaattcaaattccaGTTAAGCGTACCAAAACAGAAAAACCACCATCTAGTCAGGTATCTGATTATAAAGATCATCTTGACCATATTATTTGTGTAGAAGGAGCGCAAGAACGAACGGAGGATGTTAGAAGAAATTCTAAAATAGAAGTTATTAAAAGCATAGTTTATGGTGGATTGGCGGAGTTGATTACCAGCCTAAGTGTTGTGTCATCTGCAGCTGGAGGTGATGCCGCCACAT TGAATATTCTAGCTCTCGGAATGGCCAATCTGATAGGAGGATTCTTCGTCATTTGTCACAAT CTTTGGGAACTAAGATGTGAGCAGACAGACCAAGTAAACAGTCAAAGTGATCGATACCAAGAGCTCCTAGGCCAAAGGGAGAACTTCAAACTTCACGCAATAGTTTGCGTTCTATCATATCTCATATTTGGTTTAACGCCTATCGTAGTGTATGGTTTTTCATTCCGGCAAAGTGAAGAAAGTGAACTAAAACTTGTGGTGGTAGGAGCAGTCTCTCTCGTCTGCATTATTGCTCTATCTATTGGAAAGGCCTATGTGTGTAGACCGCCTAAGGCTTACGTAAAAACAGTCGTCAATTTTGTTATATTGGGGTTCATGGCCTCAGGAATTTCATATGCTGCTGGTGTGCTGGTGAAGAGATTTTTGGAGAGGCTTGGTCTGTTCCAATCAACTTCAGTTTCTGATATGATTTTCAATCGAGACTCAACATGGGCTTCTTATTGA